The genomic window AACGGGCAAAAGCACGCGCCATTAATAAATGGCCACAAGTAGAGGCAAGGGAGATCATAAATATAATATATAGCTGTTCTACATTTACATCTCCCCAAAAAGGAATAGCTATGGGAATAGACCACATCAGCATGAAAAATGACATGTAAAATACCATTGTCTCTGGTTTCTCGCTACTGGACAGACTCTTAATCATAACACCGGATCCCGCGATAAGAAGAGCGGAGACAAGAGCTACCCATGCCTCAGAACCAATTCCACCGGTGTCAGGACGTAATATTATCAGCACCCCCAAAAATCCGGTAAATATCGCCGCCCATCTATGTATACCAACCCTCTCTCCAAGAAAAATAATGGCAAGTATCGCGGAAAATATAGGAATAATAAATGAAATAGCCGTAACCAGCGTAACCGGCATAATGCTTATAGCATAAAACCATAACTCCATAGCGCATATCCCGAAAGTCGCTCGCCAAAAATGTCCAGACATTCGGTTACTATGAAAATCCGGCTTAACTCTACGCGTAAGAAGCGCACTCCAGATCAACACTATTACAATACTGCAAATATGCCTTATCGCCACCGCCTGCGTAAAATGAATATCCTTGCCAAGTATTTTGATGAATATAACCGTAACCGACATACAAAACATAGCGGCAAGCATATATAAAATAGCTATATTATTTTTAACAAAATCAGACATAGATTATATGTCTAACAAAATATAATAACTAGACAATATAATATTTTGATGACGCCGCGTGGCAAGTGTTGAAATTATTTTTAATAATACAATATTATAGC from Rickettsiales bacterium includes these protein-coding regions:
- a CDS encoding DMT family transporter codes for the protein MSDFVKNNIAILYMLAAMFCMSVTVIFIKILGKDIHFTQAVAIRHICSIVIVLIWSALLTRRVKPDFHSNRMSGHFWRATFGICAMELWFYAISIMPVTLVTAISFIIPIFSAILAIIFLGERVGIHRWAAIFTGFLGVLIILRPDTGGIGSEAWVALVSALLIAGSGVMIKSLSSSEKPETMVFYMSFFMLMWSIPIAIPFWGDVNVEQLYIIFMISLASTCGHLLMARAFARSEMVVLLPFDFTRLIFVAIMAYRFLDEVLDFQTIIGSIVIALSAIYITYREAKKKKESIKNI